The Coregonus clupeaformis isolate EN_2021a unplaced genomic scaffold, ASM2061545v1 scaf4311, whole genome shotgun sequence nucleotide sequence CTTGATATGAAGCTGACCTTTGACCTCAGGCTGTCTGTAATCTCATTCTATATGAAGTATAGATATATGGTGAAGCTATTCAGCAACTGATGATCACAGGCCACTGACACCCATTTTACTAGGATGTAAAATATCATACTCCTTGTCTTTTATGTTCAACAGCTCACCAATCACGTCTAACAACAGAATACACCACAGGTCAAAGTAACAAAGAAGCAAATTTACAGTCCAGAAGGGTCTTGTTACACCAGAGCTCAACAAACGGAAAAATACTCGTCCCTGGGTGGGCTTgaaccaccaacctttagattaacagtctaacGCGCTAACCAATTGCGCCACAGAGACTGAGCTGTTAACGAAGGACACCGGTGGAATCAGGACCACGTTCATTTTGTGGAAATCACTCCACAAGTACCTGGTTGCAAACATTCTACTACCTTCTCCAGAGATAAAAATATTCAGCTTCCAGTCAAATTGTATGGCAAAACAGAGAGGGGTAACGTCAACATCTGAACAGCGTATAATACGTAGCTTATCTCAAAGACggaagtaaaaaaaataatattaaaaCGTTCACCTCCCCGTCGGGGAATTGAACCCCGGTCTCCCGCGCGGGAGCCGAGGATTCTTTAGCTAAAGTGCCCTAAAGCGTTTCCCATTCATTCCCTATGGTAGTGCTAAACCACTACGGATGCAATATATGTATGGCCACGTATGCCCTCCGAGGCGCTGTGGCAGGTTTTACGCAAGAGGTGGCGAAGATAATAGCCGAATTACAACGAACCACAACAAACACCCGGGAACAACTCATCTGAGCCTTATTTACTTTTTCTGATTGGTGAATTTCTTTTACATTTCAGCATTTGATCCGAGCATTTTACGTTTTGTTACATTAGCGGTTTTAGCTACGTCAGACACACAACAGCTTCTAATTCGTAAGGACTGCCAAAGGTAAGTCGTGTTTTTACATACAAAATATGAGTTCTTTATCATCGATTGTCTTTTTTTTATTTGTCTTCGGATCTTTTTAATAATGCAATAATAGTAAATACAGCGGATATTCAGAGTAATTTTTGTTAGAACGTAATCTGAATGAAACGTGGACTTGTGGAAACTATACGTTTCTCATATATATTTGTAAGTATTATAGTATTATAGCGCGATCTAAATAAACAAGTATTCTATGTTTTCACGAATTATACAATGTGAATGCATTCATAATAAGTCACTTAAATGATGTAGCTATTTCTGTATAGATATTACAGAATAGTCTGAAAGCTATAGTTCATAATAAAGTTAATTACAAGATTGTTAATTGTTAATTACTATTGCAAGTGTTGTCCAGTGTATATGTGGGGAGGGGTATTGGTTTGTCCAGATGAGGTTGTGTATATTTGGGGATTGGTTATAGATCTGTATAGTTGAAGGTTGTGTGTGTATATTATACATTGTACTGTATAATTAGTACATTAGCCTGAAAGGTAtcattaaaaataattaaataattaattttgTTTACTCTTTGcttcatcatttagattaacaTGTCACACAGGCCTTCGGTGTTTTTCCCTGGCAAGGTCCAAGTTACCCCTTTCGGAGGCGCGTTAGGTTACCTTCTACAAGTCCCCTCTGATGCCGCCAAGAAGATCAAAGACAACCCTTCTATGCAGGACAAGTCTGCTCCTCTGAAGGAAGAGGTTGTCAGGAAGAATTGCCATCAGCGTTGTCTTACAAAGAGGGGGGATGTGTCAGATAAAGCTGAGGTGTTGGGGGAGTACATACAGTTTGGGAAGTACAGAGGCAAGTCCTTCAGGTGGCTGCTGGAAAATGATGTTGGATACACTATGTACCTCATCAAAAATTTGGAAAAAGAAAAAGAGGCAGGCCATTTTCAGTACAGAGGAGCAGCAAAATCAGTTTGCAGTCCTTTTTGGAATATGCCATGAGCTTCAAAGATATTGAGGAGCTTTCAAAGTTTGAGTCTCACAAAACGAATTCTCCTGCTGTGACCTCAGATTGTGACACTCTGGTTGGCTTTGGTAATCGGGCCAAAAGTACATGGGGAGAAATATGGGAGAGCAGAGCTGCTGGGTACGCTTTCTTCATTATGTCAAGGAAATGTGGTACAGGTTCAAAAAATGCACAAACTGCAGCAGTACCTGCTAATGAAAAAAGAGTCATTGCCATCAACCGTTGCATCACCAGCCTCTACTGCAACTCCTTACTCCCAAGGTATGTCAAAAGTAAACACAAATCATCTGAAAAAATATTGCTTGTGGCATCATATATCTTTTTTGGTTTTCATTATGTTTTATTGCATAGCAATGGATGAATGAAGTTTTCCTGGAGAAAGCTATACTGAGTATTTCACCTTCCAAAATCCAGACCATGCTCTGAGTTAAACATGTTTTCTATGTATTTTTTAAACACATAACCATTTTACTGAGTTTCCATTTGAGTTAGGAATGTAAGGATTATTCAACAAATAGTTGTGCTACATTTGTGAGGAATTATGTGTCACTTATTTTCTAGCTATTTTGACAACTACATTAACTATTGTGTATCGTTGCTACTTTAGGCAAATTACTTCAAATCTACTCATTGTAAACTGTAATGTAACTGCTTGCAACCAagatcatgtgtgtgtatgttaaacTTTATTTCAGATTCACCAGCATCAGCAGCTGTAGGAGCACCATCTGTGTCTACTGGCAGAGGTTTTTCTCCATCAGTTTGGCAGGACTATTCACTGAATTATTCTGCCTAACAATATACCTTGGTTATTATTTTGGCCTTGTTCTGGCTTTGTTCTGGCTATGTTCTGGCCATGTTCCTAATTGTTATTTTGCTTGTGTTCTACTAACAAAATCAAAAGGACATGTTCATGACAACATGTCCATCAAAACCTCCGTCTCCATGAGGGTAAGTGTTCATTTGAGTTCCCTTTTTGCATGTCCTCTGAATTTCTGTGCATGTGCATGTATGATATATTTAGTCTACAAGGTCATTCAATTGTGTATTTGTGAAATAAGTGTACTATAAGTAAGTAATCACTGTAGTCTACATGTTGATTTTTTACCTTTTGGTATTTGTGATTCCAGCACCAACACACCCTGCACGTCAGCCTGGGCCGCCAGCACCAACACGCCCTGCATCTCAGCCTGTGCCACCAGCATCAACACGCCCTGCATCTCAGCCTGTGCCACCAGCATCAACACGCCCTGCATCTCAGCCTGTGCCACCAGCATCAACACGCCCTGCATCTCAGCCTGTGCCACCAGCATCAACACGCCCTGCATCTCAGCCTGTGCCGCCAGCATCAACACGCCCTGGATTTCCACCCTCACTTCCACTGCCCAGATATGACCAAGAAATGATTCACTGGAACTGCTCTCAACAGCAAAAGGTATGGATGAAGATGGAGCTGGAAGCCATGGGACTGGGCCGGGAAGTCCACCTGTGAGGCACCTTACTAACTCTGTCTCTTTGTGGCGTCTACCACCTCAGCCTGAGCTCATTGAGACTGCCTGTGGGCTTCCATCCCCCAAATATTTCCAGCTACATCCATTCTTCATCTGGAAACCAGAGAATGACAGCATCATGGGAAGGCTGAGAAACAATTATGTTCTCCCATGTCTTCACAGTTGTTCTCGACCACAGATAACTTCATCAGGTGTAGGAAGGCCTCGAGTGGTTGTTGGCATTGTCAATCAATATTACTTGTTTGCATCTCGGCTTTGCTGCAAAGCATGCAAAAGGAATTGGTTTGCTGACAATCCTCTGTGGCTGGCAAAGCTCCCTAAAAGGTATACCAACATGTTGCCAGCCCTCCCTTACCTACAAGAAGCGATCTGTAAATCTGTGGTAGATGAATTAAGACGCACTGGCCAATCAGCTGATGGAGATGATGCACCTAAAGTATGAAAGAGCAAACCTGGCCTACCTGCTAAGTGTGCAGAACATCAAGGATGCTGAGGCAGGGTTGTATGGTCAGAGCACCATCAGCAAATACCTGAGGAGGGACAGTACACCTGCTGCATTTGGGGGGTATGAAGACACAGACGGCTGGTGTGGAATGTCTGTGTCGTCATATTACCTTACAGACTGTCTTCTGCAGGAGTTTCAGAGGCAGGAGCCATCAATCACGCAGCTCTTACAGGGCACATTTGGACAGGTGTTGAGATCCGACCACACCCGGAAGATTGCCAGGAAAGTCACTCTTACATCAGGCACAATGTCATCTTATGCTGTGATGAACGAGAACTGGATGATCATCTCTTGGGTGATGGTGCAGTCCGAGAGTGAAAGGTCTTTGGAGCCCATGTATGAAGGTCTGGCCACACGCTACACTGCTGCTGGAATTGAAAAGGCCAATTACCATTGGGTGGACAGGTATTTATTATATAATTTGTTTAACAATTGTATAAGCCTTTTCAGCTTACATATGTTATTTAATGATATTAATAATTTCATTTAAATCTCAAATAGTGAAGAAAATTCATTATATATTTAATCATGTAACTTTTTTTTAATCCTCTTCTATTTCTGGACATTGTTATGTTTCTTTGTACATAGAGACTGCTGTGCAGCCTTCAGGGTCAGAATTCTCATCCAGCTGAGCACCTTTTGAGGGAAGCCTGGAGGACTACAGAGGCTACTGTTGCAGAGGTGACATCCGGGGACTTGACCAACATCTGTGCTTCGAGGTCAAAGTTTAATGAGTTCATCTCTGTAAAGCTGGACTTGTTCCACTGTATGAGACGATTCTGCCGGGAGTGTGTCTCAGAGC carries:
- the LOC121545576 gene encoding histidine-rich glycoprotein-like codes for the protein MHKLQQYLLMKKESLPSTVASPASTATPYSQDSPASAAVGAPSVSTGRGHVHDNMSIKTSVSMRHQHTLHVSLGRQHQHALHLSLCHQHQHALHLSLCHQHQHALHLSLCHQHQHALHLSLCHQHQHALHLSLCRQHQHALDFHPHFHCPDMTKK